A stretch of Ipomoea triloba cultivar NCNSP0323 chromosome 13, ASM357664v1 DNA encodes these proteins:
- the LOC116001106 gene encoding probable UDP-arabinopyranose mutase 2, with amino-acid sequence MKVICDHLGLGVKTGLPYIWHSKASNPFVNLKKEYKGIYWQEELISFFQSVALPKDCTTVQKCYLELAKQVKAKLAKVDDYFNKLADAMVTWIEAWDELNQSGAPAAAKVANGSSK; translated from the coding sequence ATGAAGGTGATTTGTGACCACTTGGGATTGGGAGTGAAGACGGGCCTGCCCTACATCTGGCACAGCAAAGCAAGCAATCCGTTCGTGAACCTCAAGAAggaatacaagggcatttactGGCAAGAGGAACTGATCTCGTTCTTCCAGTCTGTCGCTCTCCCAAAGGACTGCACCACTGTCCAGAAATGCTACCTTGAACTCGCCAAACAAGTGAAGGCCAAGCTCGCGAAGGTGGACGACTACTTCAACAAGCTGGCCGATGCCATGGTGACCTGGATCGAAGCTTGGGATGAACTGAACCAAAGTGGTGCCCCCGCAGCAGCAAAAGTAGCCAATGGCAGCTCTAAGTAA
- the LOC116001976 gene encoding protein DETOXIFICATION 49-like, whose translation MKAPLLSSENPKEENNQNQTHLSLVAKEAKCISGIALPMIVTGLLLYSRSIVSMLFLGRLGELSLAGGSLALGFANITGYSILSGLAMGMEPICGQAFGAKRFKLLGVCLQRMIVLLLISSIPIAILWCYMERILVLCRQDREISREAQSFILYSLPDLLVQSLLHPLRIYLRSQSVTMPLTFCAAFAFILHFPINYFLVEVLHLGIKGVALSSVLFNFNVVGSLVVYVVVSGVYEKTWGGISWECFKGYKSLLNLAVPSCISVCLEWWWYEIMILLCGLLVNPRATVASMGILIQTTSLIYIFPSSLSFGVSTRVGNELGAGRPGRARFAAIVGICIGFILGLAAVTFGFTVKNVWASIFTKDAEIVALTAAVLPIIGLCELGNCPQTTGCGALRGTARPTLGAKINLECFYFVGMPVALWLGFFAGFNFKGLWLGLLAAQGSCALAMLLVLIWTDWDDQATRAKELTSTISLDDDYDDDHSTQVDSTEYEELESSPV comes from the coding sequence ATGAAGGCTCCTCTGCTTTCTTCGGAAAACCCAAAGGAAGAGAACAATCAGAATCAAACCCATCTCTCTCTTGTAGCCAAAGAAGCGAAATGCATATCAGGCATCGCTCTTCCCATGATCGTCACCGGCCTTCTTCTCTACTCTCGATCCATAGTCTCCATGCTCTTCCTCGGCCGCCTAGGCGAGCTTTCGCTGGCCGGGGGGTCTCTGGCTCTCGGATTCGCCAACATCACTGGCTACTCAATTCTTTCCGGGCTGGCGATGGGCATGGAGCCGATTTGTGGGCAGGCTTTTGGGGCTAAGAGGTTTAAGCTTCTGGGGGTTTGTTTGCAGAGGATGATTGTTTTGCTTCTGATTTCCTCAATCCCCATTGCGATTCTTTGGTGTTATATGGAGAGAATCTTGGTTTTGTGTCGCCAGGATCGGGAAATCTCCAGGGAAGCTCAGTCTTTCATTCTTTATTCCCTCCCTGATCTTCTTGTCCAGTCTCTGCTTCACCCTCTCCGTATCTATCTCCGGTCGCAGTCCGTGACGATGCCGCTCACGTTCTGCGCCGCCTTTGccttcattttacattttcccATTAACTATTTCCTTGTCGAGGTTCTCCATCTGGGAATCAAAGGCGTGGCCTTGAGTAGCGTTTTGTTTAATTTCAACGTTGTCGGGTCTTTGGTCGTCTATGTTGTTGTGTCGGGGGTTTATGAGAAAACGTGGGGTGGGATTTCCTGGGAATGTTTTAAAGGGTATAAATCTTTGCTAAATTTAGCGGTTCCGAGTTGTATTAGTGTGTGTTTGGAATGGTGGTGGTATGAAATCATGATTCTGTTATGCGGGCTTTTGGTGAATCCACGGGCTACCGTGGCGTCGATGGGGATTTTGATTCAAACGACGTCGTTGATTTACATTTTCCCGTCGTCTCTGAGCTTCGGAGTGTCGACGAGGGTGGGGAACGAGCTCGGCGCGGGCCGGCCGGGCCGGGCCAGGTTCGCGGCCATTGTGGGGATCTGTATCGGCTTTATTCTCGGGCTGGCGGCGGTCACGTTTGGGTTCACGGTGAAGAATGTTTGGGCTTCGATTTTCACCAAAGACGCGGAAATCGTGGCTTTAACGGCCGCGGTTTTGCCGATTATTGGGCTGTGCGAGCTCGGGAACTGCCCGCAGACGACCGGATGCGGCGCGCTGAGAGGGACGGCGAGGCCGACACTCGGGGCGAAAATCAACCTCGAATGTTTTTACTTTGTCGGAATGCCGGTCGCATTGTGGTTGGGATTCTTTGCAGGGTTTAATTTTAAGGGGCTCTGGCTTGGATTACTGGCTGCGCAGGGTTCTTGTGCGTTGGCCATGTTACTAGTATTGATATGGACCGATTGGGATGATCAAGCAACGAGAGCCAAAGAGCTAACATCAACCATCTCACTTgatgatgattatgatgatgatcaCAGCACACAAGTTGATTCAACAGAGTATGAGGAACTTGAATCTTCTCCGGTCTAA
- the LOC116001675 gene encoding BAG family molecular chaperone regulator 1-like, whose product MNKDMLRTKKTKSGVTGALSPAKSGGRGGDEVAVWEVRPGGMLVQKRSSDCNQSSVTIPTIKVKVKYGSSYHEAKISSQASFGELKKVLAGATGLHPEEQKLMYKERERDSRAFLDVAGVKDGSKLVLMEDEVSRERRYLESQKTAKMEAASREIKAVRLGIDKLAKQVADVEMDVYGGKKVAETVILNMIELLMMELIKLDGIAAEGDVKLQRRMQVKRVQKYIETLDMLKVKNCTLQSNSKNIRVAFQQQHRIITTGQILPPAAPMYNQQKHKNIGGGGGGRFPAGPVVVTTQWETF is encoded by the exons ATGAACAAAGACATGTTGAGAACCAAGAAGACCAAGTCCGGCGTCACCGGAGCTTTGTCGCCGGCGAAGAGCGGCGGCCGTGGTGGTGATGAGGTGGCTGTGTGGGAGGTGAGGCCAGGAGGGATGTTAGTGCAGAAAAGGAGTTCAGATTGTAATCAAAGCAGTGTTACAATTCCCACAATCAAAGTCAAAGTCAAGTATGGTTCATCTTATCATGAAGCCAAAATCAGTTCTCAAGCAAGTTTTG GGGAGTTGAAGAAAGTGTTGGCAGGGGCAACAGGGCTGCACCCAGAAGAACAGAAGCTGATGTacaaggagagagagagagattcaaGAGCATTTCTGGACGTTGCAGGAGTGAAAGATGGATCAAAGCTGGTGCTAATGGAGGACGAGGTGAGCAGAGAAAGGCGATATCTGGAGTCGCAGAAGACGGCGAAAATGGAGGCTGCATCAAGGGAAATCAAAGCAGTCAGGCTGGGAATAGACAAGCTTGCCAAGCAG GTGGCAGATGTTGAAATGGACGTTTATGGTGGGAAGAAGGTGGCAGAGACAGTTATATTGAACATGATTGAGCTTTTAATGATGGAGCTGATAAAGCTGGATGGAATTGCTGCTGAGGGTGATGTCAAATTGCAGAGAAGAATGCAG GTGAAGAGGGTGCAAAAATACATAGAGACTCTTGACATGCTCAAGGTAAAAAATTGTACCCTTCAAAGCAACAGTAAAAATATAAGAGTGGCATTCCAGCAGCAACATAGAATAATTACCACAGGCCAGATTTTGCCACCTGCTGCACCAATGTACAACCAACAAAAGCACAAGAATataggtggtggtggtggtgggagaTTTCCTGCAGGGCCTGTTGTGGTAACAACACAATGGGAAACCTTCTGA